Proteins encoded in a region of the Scyliorhinus canicula chromosome 2, sScyCan1.1, whole genome shotgun sequence genome:
- the gcgb gene encoding glucagon b — protein MKAVGSIAVLLVLILVQNSCQNPVQDTEETSSTLEKQSNPLEDVKRHSEGTFTSDYSKYMDNRRAKDFVQWLMSTKRNGDKTKRHAEGTYTSDVDSLSDYFKAKRFVDSLKSYSKRQTGGISKRHIEPTRHTEGSSSSDIRSYLEAQAAKDLINWLMKGRGRREFPEGSNDILNDVIPEDMDRRHADGTFTSEINVVLDTIAAKEFLNWLLNSKTVQSRDSETEFFSEYK, from the exons ATGAAAGCTGTTGGCTCCATTGCTGTTTTGTTGGTTTTGATACTTGTACAAAACAGTTGCCAAAATCCGGTGCAAGACACAGAGGAAACATCCAG CACATTGGAGAAACAATCAAACCCATTGGAGGATGTGAAACGCCACTCTGAAGGGACTTTCACCAGTGACTACAGTAAATACATGGACAACAGACGGGCAAAAGACTTTGTACAATGGTTGATGAGCACAAAACGAAACGG TGACAAAACCAAGAGGCATGCTGAAGGAACTTACACAAGTGATGTAGATTCTCTTTCCGACTACTTCAAAGCAAAACGTTTTGTAGATTCGCTTAAAAGTTACAGCAAGCGTCAAACTGG AGGCATTTCTAAGAGACACATTGAACCTACCAGACACACAGAAGGGAGCTCCAGCAGTGACATAAGATCTTACCTAGAGGCGCAGGCAGCAAAGGACTTAATTAACTGGCTAATGAAGGGACGTGGCAGAAGAGA GTTTCCAGAAGGAAGTAATGACATTTTGAATGATGTAATCCCTGAGGACATGGACAGAAGGCATGCTGATGGTACCTTCACCAGTGAAATCAATGTTGTTTTGGACACCATTGCTGCCAAGGAGTTTCTGAACTGGCTCTTAAACTCCAAAACTGTCCAGTCAAG GGACTCTGAAACAGAATTCTTCAGCGAGTACAAGTAA